TAATCAAGCTGGCAGTTTAGCCCCAAGATGAGTCCAGTTACACGTTCACAGCGGGGTTGTTAAGGTACCAAGGTAGGGTGGTCATAGGGGAGGATGCTTAGCTGAAGAAGTGCATCCTTTAGTCACTGCATGACTCACCCATAAGGGGTCATTCTGGGTTAAATGTCACCTATCAAAGGGTGAGACAACTTTTTTACTGGTCGGGGTTATGCACCATTTGCCAAAGGTGCAAGCATGAGCAAGTGCCCTACCCAAGCCCCCTCTAACCATTAGAGATACCGTCCCAAGCATGGGAACAGATctccatggactttgtggagggtTTACCAAAGTCTGAGGGGTTTGACACCATCCTAGTAGTGGTCAACAAGATAACTAAATTCAGCCATTTTATTACCCTTACACATCCATTTACTGCCACAGAGGTGGCTAGAAAGCTTATGGATTCAATGTTCAAGTTACGTGGGTTGCCAAGGGCTATTGTCTCGGATCGAGACAAGATTTTTACAAGCCAATTCTGGAAGACTCTATTCCAGGGGCTGGGGATAGGGCTACATTTATAATCAGCTTACCATCTGGAGACTGATGGCCAAATGAAACGAGTTAATCAATGTTTGGAGACTTATTTGAGGTAAATATGCTTTACAAGACCAAGGAATTGGAGTAAGTGGGTGGCATTgacacaatggtggtacaacactaATTTTCACACAACTCACAAGAGAAACCCTTTCAAAGCACTATTTCAGTATCAACCCCCTATTATTCTGATTGTCATGCATTACACAGTAGCAGAGACTTCAACTGACCAGTACCTCAAGGCAAGGTAGGAGGTTTTGCAAGTCATTAAATGGGAGATCACTATGGCTCAACAAAGGATGAAACAGACGACTGATAAGCGACGCATTGACAAATCCTTTGAGGAAGGGGAGGAAGTCTACTTAAAGGTCAAGAGGTTTCAACGGCAATTATTTTCCAACTATCTAAAATCAGCCCAAAATATTACGACCCTTTCAGAATCATTGCTAAAGTAGGGCCAGTAGCCTACAAACTACAACTACCTAAGGGAGTTGGATTGCACCCAATATTCCATGTGTCTTGCCTTAAGAAGGAAGTGGGACCAACCGATGCAATCAGTAGGGAAGTTCCTGAGATGGTTAAAGATAGTATCATGGAAGTAGAACCTCTAGCAGTGCTTGATAAGAGGGTGCTTTACAAGGATTCCATTCCTCTCACACAAGTCTTGGTGCAGTGGACACACTTGCACCCCAACAACACCACATGGGAATACCTGTCAAATCTACTCTAGCAATACCCCCAGGTGACGCAGCTTCTctgatttcttggggacaagaaatagTTCAAGGGGAGGGGGTTGTTACAGACCAAGGGCACTACTATAATTAGTAGCATTgggcattattgtaattagtAAACTAAGTTGCACATGGACACTTGGGTTTACTaacagaaagagaagaaagttaGTTACTGTCACGGCTTGTGGCTCGGATTGGCTAGCTGATTTAGAGTTAATCAGTGATAGAAGTAGTAAGTCgggtagagagaaagaaaggaagagataaCAAGGGAGAGCAGACGAGTATAGAGGGAAGGAAAGAAATTTGAAGTTGATTGATAATCTCGTTAATGGACCCAAAGGTCTAAGAAGGATATATAGGCCTCTGCATACCCAAGGATGCCTTCCCTAAACAGTTATAACAACCTATTTTGTCCTATTCACGCCCTTTACACCTGAGCTGCTTTTGGAATATTCTTTCTAACAAACTGATACAGCtggaaattaaaacaaataacatAATCTAAAGAAAGTAATAACAGAATGCAATGAAAGGAAATTAGGAGGAGTATCGCCGTGTGTGACAATTCCCTCCCCCTTAaatcatttcttgtcctcaagaaatgctaagtaGGCTGGCAGTCGTGGGGAACTGTTGGAGAAGACTTGGTAGGTACTCCCACGTGTTGCTTCCCTGTTCTTCGTGTTGCCACTTTACTAACACCTGGATGAGGGGTACTACCTGGCGGTAGATAACTCTTTTGTCGAGAATGGCCTCAGGCTTCTTCGaaatctccttctcctttggaTTGGTGGGCAGTGCAGTATCCACTGGCTCAGTCCCAGCTAATTTCTTCAATAATGAAACATGGAAAACTGGGTGAATGTGGGTTCCCTGGGGAAGTTGTAGTCGGTATGCCACCTTCCCGACCCGAGCCAGGATGGGATAGGGACCGAAGTATTTGGGGCTCAATTTGGACACCGGTCCTTGGGTAAGGATCTTCAGATGAGGGTACTTCAATCTGAGATACACTCTTTCTCCCACTTCAAACTCTCTCTCACTTCTTTTCTTGTCCGCATACTGCCTCATCCTATTTTGGGCTGAGGCTAGCTCCTGCTTAAGCTGTTGCAAAACCATCCTTCTTTGCTACATATATTCTTCCACAGCGGTTGCAGTCACCTGTCCTTGTAAGGCGGGTAAGATGGGAGGTTTGTACCCAAAGTTGGCCTCGAAAGGAGACATTTTCAAGGCTGTGTGGTAattagagttataccaccattgggccaatgCTAACCACCGATGCCAGCTCTTGGGTTGTAGGATGCACATACACCGCAGGTAGGTTTCCAAGCTTTGATTGACCCTTTCCGTCTGACCATCCGATTGCGGGTGATAAGCTGTCGACATATTAAGTTTGGCCCCCATAGACTTCATCAGGCCTTGCCAAAACTCACTTGTGAAGATCCTATCCCTATCCGAGATGATAGTACTTGGAACTCCATGCAGCGCCACTACTCTGTCCACAAAGGACCTTGCTACCTCCTGCGCTGTAAAAGGGTGGGACAATCCTATGAAATGGGCGAATTTTGTCAGCCTATCTACGACCACCAGCACACTATCCTTCCCTTCGGATTTAGGCAAcccttctataaaatccatagaGACACTAGTCCAAGCTTGGTCCAGAATAGGCAAGGGTTGAAAGAGACCGAGGTAGGGTACATTTTCATGTTTGCATCTCCTGCAAGTGTCACAGGCCAGAACGAATTTCTTGACATCAGTCTTTAACTTGGGCCATTGGAACAGCTGCTTTACCCTAAGGTAAGTATTTTGAACTCCTGAATGCCCTCCCAAAGGTGATTCATGCAAGGATTGCATGATCTTTTTCTTGAGACTTCCCTTATCACCAACAACAATCCTGCCATTAAATCTGATCAACCCTTCCTATAAAGCATAACCTTCAGCATCAGTAACTCCCATTGCTAGTTTCTCTAGTATTCCCCTCACCTGTTCGTCCGCTTCATAGCTGTCGACAACTTCTTGGTACCATGCTGGAATTATGGTAGTGATGGCATTCAGACTTCCTTCTTCTTGGCACCTTGAAAGGGCATCAGCAGCAACGTTCTCCTTGCCCTTTCTATGCTGAATTATGTAGTCCAATCCCATCAATTTTGCCATTCCCTTTCTTTGCAGTTGTGTTTGCAATTTTTGCTGCAACAAATGTTTTAAGCTCTCATGATCTGTCCTGATTATAAACTTCCCATTCTCTAAGTAATGCCGCCACTTTTCCACTGCCATAAGCACTGCCAAGAATTCCTTTTCATAGATGCTTAATCCCAAATGCCTGGGGCTTGATGCTTGGCTTAGAAATGCCAAGGGCCTTCCTCCTTGTGACAACACAGCCCctatgcccccccccccccccccccccccggagGCATCTGTCTCCAATATGAAAGGTTTAGAAAAATCGGGCAAGCCCAAAGCAGGTACCCTGCTCATCTCAATCTTCAGCTTCTCGAAGGCTTCCTCAGCCTCTTTTCCCTAGCTGAATGATCCCTTCTTAAGTAGGTTGGTCAGTGGTTTACTCAGCACTCCATATCCTCGCACAAACCGGCGGTAGTAACCGGTAAGGCCAAGAAATCCTCGTAAAGCCCTTACCGTTGTGGGACATGGCCAAGCTATCATAGCTTCCACCTTTTGCCGACCCTTCATCCAGGAAGCTATGCGTGCTTCCACTGTCAATTAAGATTAACAAGCTGTCATTCTTCATcttcccttccaccttaatgatcttgTTATTGGTCACCCCCTTCAACGCATGGAGTGAAATGTCACCTATGTCTTCTTCCCCGAGCTCATCGTCCTCTTCtatttcatcttcttccactTCTGATTTCTCCTTCGGGTCCCCTTCTAATAACAGCAGCTGCCGCCTACATTGATGCCCAGGATAGTATTTATCCCCGCATCTGAAGCACAACCCCGGCTACCTCCTCGGGTGATTATATTTTCCCCCTGAGCTGGGCCCTCCTGTATTCCTAACACCTTGGCCGCCTCTACCCCAATCTCGGTTATGTACCTTATCTCCTGGATGGGCTGAGTTTCCCGTGACCGCCCGGTTCTGTTGTCTCTGCTTCCTCATTAAAGCTTCGACCACCATTTCTTGTAGTCTAGCGCTTTCTGTCGCTTGCTCCACTGTTCTAGGCCGAATCATTTTAACAATAGGCCTCAAATCATCGCTGAGCCCACTCAAAAAACTAGAGACAAAATAGGCTTCTGAGAGGTGGGGGTCGTTGTTGATCATCAATGACCTCAGCTCTTCAAACCTCCTCAGGTAGGCATTCACATCTCCTACCtgctttaatttgttgaattcttcaatgACGTCCGACATACTCTTTTCTCCAAACGTCTCGCATAATCTCCCCGTGAACTCCACCCAGGTTGGGTTGTTCCTGACCCTTATCCACCCCTGATACCAAGCATCTACTAGGTCATCAAAGTAGGCCGAGGCCAAGGCCACCCTCCTTTCCTCAGGTACATTGTACCAGTCGAACATGCGCTCACATTTTCTCACCCACCACCAGGGATTATTCCCATCAAACACTGGAATCTCCAACCTGGGTGTCGGGAACCCCAGTTGATGTGGACGATTCTGCCCTTCATGTCCACCTTCCATCACATTCCTTATATCCCCCTCCGGTTCCACCCCTGCCCCCTCATCTCCCGCTACTCTGTCTCTCCTGACATCTAGTATTAATGGCTCTGTTCTATCTCTAGGAGGAAACTCAGGGGCCAATCTCACAGCATTTTGGCGAGTGAACATAACCATAAACTGTTGGAGTTGGGCTCCCAGCTCTGCTCTCATTTGCGCATTATCCTCCCGCATTTGAGACAGAGCCCCGTCAAGCCTTCTCTCCAGTTCACCTACCGAACTTTCCATTCGGCGATCCAGTGTTAAAATCGCCTCGTGATTTCGCTCCGATCCTCGCTCTAACTGATCTACGTGACTCTGGAAGTATGTCACCGTCGAGCCGAGATGTTGTAGCTGCGCCTCGAAGCTCTTCATGCGGGTACCGTCCGCCATGGATGAATGCTCCGCTAATCCAGCCAAGACcgaggctctaataccaaattgtcacgACTTGTGGCTCGAATTGGCTAGCTGATTTAGAGTTAATCAGCGATAGAAGTAGTAAGTCgggtagagagaaagaaaggaagagataaCAAGGGAGAGCAGACGAGTATAGAGGGAAGGAAAGAAATCTGAAGTTGATTGATAATCTCGTTAATGGACCCAAAGGTCTAAGAAGGATATATAGGCCTCTGCATACTCGAGGATGCCTTCCCTAAACAGTTATAATAACCTATTTTGTCCTATTCACGCCCTTTACACCTGGGCTGCTTTTGGAATATTCTTTCTAACAAACTGATACAGCtggaaattaaaacaaataacagAATCTAAAGAAAGTAATAACAGAATGCAATGAAAGGAAATTAGGAGGAGTATCGCCGTGTGTGACAGTTACTTGGAACTCTCTAGATTGTAAGCAGCTTATAAATAAAGCTATTCGGGGAGGATGGGAATCATGTGAGGAGTGAGGATTATACCactgttctctctctcaattcttctcctCTCTCGCCATTCTTCTTCCCTCTTCCATAATTCCATAACAGTCCCCTAGTAAGATCACAAATCTGACAATTACTCAGTCCAATGAAGAGAATGACGTTGCCCAGCAGCGACAACCTCCTCCTCACCAGAACAACTCAATAACCTGATTGTTGCTATGCAAACATTATAACCACCACACAATTTATAAATCATGCTCTTCTTTTGCTTATCCATACTAAAAACCCTTCACTATGAGGAAATTTGCATCCTCGAATGTCAAACAGTGTTGTTGTTCCCATTGGTGGCCACATATCCAATGTGGATACTAGGTCTCAAGCCCCATTTGGGACAATAGCTAATCCTTGTGTGGAACTTGCTAAACTGCAAAAGAGGTTAAGGCATTGTTCAAACATCATAGGGGCAAAACTGGCAACTTTGTTTGTTTGATGATCATCTGTGTCTCTCATATCCCGTAAAAATAACAGGTATGCAATATCCAATTGGATGCATCATGCTGAAGTTTGTGCAGTTCAATGGATGGCTAGGCAATGCCAAGAAGCTTGTCGTTCAGTTCCTTGATGCCCCCGGCACACATGGAAATGACAAAAACTTAAGGCTTGGGATTTTTCCAAATCCTTGATGCAGAGCTTATATACAGTGCATCAGTCTCCTATTTGGCTCAATTTTCAATTGGAAGATATGGTTGCCAAGTTTTACACCAAACAGTTTCAAGTCAAAGAAAGACTATTTTATAGATAACCAAGGAGCCCTAGATATCCAATGAAGTTGTTGGTGGTTCTTGAAGTTGAGCACTCATAATTTAGATCAACTACCATTATTTTCTGTACGACGCAATAGATGAAACAGAAAAGAAACGCCAACAATTGTGTTTTGTTGGTGTTTCTTGAAGTTGTCAAATTGAATTTTCTGCTTGtgaaaactaaaaagaaaatcaaaatccacaTTCTGTTTGGATCAAGATGACCATCtgtaaaaacttaaaaaaatcagtGGTACAAAAAGCTCAAACTCCATATTCTGCTTGTGAGACGCAATGGAAGAAACCAAAGACCAGACCAGTTCTTCTTTCAACTTCGCCGTGTTGATTTAATTTTCCTAGGTCATACTaacaaccataaaaaaatcagACCGATTATCATTCGTAATTGTAAAATAAACACAAGTAGAAGCTCTGGTTCTGGGAAGAACCATAAGGAAAACATGAACATAATGATTTCAATCAACCAAGAAACATCAACAATAGTATGGAGCCAAGAACTGAAATCGTCGTATATGAAGTGAACAGCAAAGGAATTGGGTGTACCTAATGATGTCGTCGGTGCCGAAAATGGGTGTAGTTTGCGTCGATTTTGTTTTGGTGGTTTCGATTGTGGGTTCGTTGTCTTCAAGCTCCGTTTGATGCATAGTCCACGCTTCAAGGTGAATCGGATTAAAGGATGTTTGGCTTACCGTTTTTAATATGGCTTTTAAGcctttttacttaaaaattatataaaattttaaagatagataatgtttaaattgataatatatttaaataaatgtattttaaaatattatttatataattatgtatttagttttAAGAAGTTGATAAACTATtcgaatttaataaaaaaattaaaatagatatgttgctgaataatataaataaaatttataaaaaaattaatttttaataaaactaaattataaattgacatctaattaataaaaattttaccattatatgttgataaattatatataattattaaaaaatatattaatacagtgctttatgtttaaatttaggtttaattcataaaaatattaaatatatatattaagacattagatatattttttttatttttatattttattaatatatataaaatataaaaataaagaaagatggAGGTAGCGATGTAGACGACAACTGTGATAGAGGTAGAGGTGGCGAACGTTATAGGGCTAGAGGTGACAATGGAGATAACAAAAGAGATGGAGATAAAGGTAACAAAAGAGAGAAAGGCACAAAGATGGAGGCAATGAATGAGGTGGAAATGGAGATAGCACTTGCAAATGGAGCTAGAGGTGGCAAATGCAAGGCAGCGACAATAATGGGGTTGGAAGTGGTAATGGAGGTGatgaaggaaataaaaatagaagcaGCGAAAGAGAGAATGGCAAAGGGATGGAAGGCAAAATTATAAAACACTTAGTCAATTCTATTTTTCATGTATAACGTTTTGAGAAAAGTTAAGaggaatttttctaaaatattgtcaaataatgtttaaattagacagtatttaatttttttaatttttaacaaacatataacTAAATAAAGTATACAACGTTTAAATTTCACTAGTAATTTATAAGCAGCTAAACTGGTTAGCCAAACACCCCTTTAGGATGGGAAATTTATCTACATCTACACTCATTTAGCTAGCTCTTTCAACATTGCGTCTTTAagttatttaactttttaaatattttaaaaattgaagttaagttaataaatttaaattattaattgtaaCGTTGTGTATTTGataaaagtaaattttatataaaaatgttactTGGACAATTAAGAAGATATTTGTTGGTATCACTTCTAAATTAGTATAGTATGTAATTGCAttaattggataaataatataattcacTAATATAAGAGTGtcatttttaagtatttaagcaatatttttaaattttatagtttgTAAAAAGTTAATTATAGTGTaataaaaaatagcaaaaatataattatagtttataaataaaaaataattataatataacaaaaagaCATATCATAATtgtatgaataaatttattaaaaaatatataattaattaaattttgtaataaaaaatataacacataTTATGATTGAAATTTTTGTCTAATTAATACATTTGTATATatctaataatatatttatataaatataattataaataataaaaaaaccaaaaaggcCACGGGGACTGGATTTCTAGTCCTTGGTGGGTTTTAGAGATGGAGGActcaaaagagagaaagatgagggAATGGCAATTGGGAAGTTGAGAGAATCTATTGTTATCATTATTGATGAACAATGTGAGAAGATGACGGTGACAGCGATTAGCAAAGAATGATCGATGAATGCAAATGGTGGCAGAGCAGACCCAAGGACTTAGATTGTGATGATgcagagccgatcaccttcttttgTTTCGGATCAAGTACTTGCAAAAAAAGGGGGGGACtcgctccccgtgatcccttcGACTCTTAAGTCAGTTCACAGATTTTTAAGAAGTATAATAATCATGGAAGATCATAAAAGAAGAGTCCCTTAGGAATCAGATCCTCATACTTGTAGaggttgtcctctatttatagatgtcccttggcctttcccttaggagataagatattctttcaaaaatagagGTCGATCCCCTTTTCATGGGGAGAAGAGATAATATTCcttaatagagataattcttgggatgttggagatattcttggttgactgaatcttcctctttatctcttgccagttcaaaatcataataaagattataaggATAAGTGGAGCTCCTAAGACTTGACATGTGGCGATCATCCATTGACCTTTACTAGCACACATGACTCCAAGTTAATAGTAACCTCTAGGGATAGCACGgtaaaattgccccctataaatattccctcatcagaTTGGTATTTTTAGATTTGTTTGAAGGTTTTGTTTTTGGTTAATATTAACTTTTTATGCATAGCTTTTaggatttaaaaatataaatttgtccACATAGTATTATATAAAACGGTATTGTAAGATTTGtttggaagttttttttttttggtcaataATAACTTTTTATGGATAgcttttaagatttaaaaatagaaatttatcCACATAGTATTATATAAACGGTGGTGTGAAACTTTTAAGTTTAGTTAAATAGGTAAAGGTTATTATTttcgtgttttaatttttaattttgagttttgaatttatttttaattttatattttgagtgtctattttgatattattaaaaaCGCATTCCTTTTATCTGTAacgttttttgtgttttgaaaattttaaacgttttgtgataaaaacatgcaaaataatttttgtttgttttgagtttttttcttattttcaaaaatacatttttaaaaatatgaaagtaaacacgttttcactattttgaaaaactaaaaacaatctaaaagcaataaagaaaatagggcctaaattttttaaaaaattaattcagaACTTTAAACTTAGTGTTAATTACCTTTTAAGCATAACGAAACACTGCCATCATTATATATAATGTTACAATT
The Diospyros lotus cultivar Yz01 chromosome 12, ASM1463336v1, whole genome shotgun sequence DNA segment above includes these coding regions:
- the LOC127787501 gene encoding uncharacterized protein LOC127787501, giving the protein MVLQQLKQELASAQNRMRQYADKKRSEREFEVGERVYLRLKYPHLKILTQGPVSKLSPKYFGPYPILARVGKVAYRLQLPQGTHIHPVFHVSLLKKLAGTEPVDTALPTNPKEKEISKKPEAILDKRVIYRQLYQFVRKNIPKAAQV